In Alteribacter lacisalsi, a genomic segment contains:
- a CDS encoding ABC transporter permease gives MGKAIQTLNKWAALLVLIILVFMPLSLVLLRSVTPDGAFEGFSAFSILLEAQYTEILVNSLMLGFGVVIGASILAAPLAFFMARTELRKHRWIDIVLIIPFMTPPYIGAMGWILSMQPNGYAEQLLPFLSGVTPYFFTYFGMVLVMSLHLFPFIYLIMRNTLQNIGGRLEEAGLIHGGSFQYRLRKIIVPLFFSGYSMGALLVFVKTIGEFGTPVTLGNRIGFYVLTSEIHRYTSVWPLDFGTAAILSTMLLSVSITIWYIQQWMVARRHDKVVSGKGQTSAFTPLGKYRIFAWIYLFVVLGLAIGVPYFSVVSTAFLRVQGDGLALSNLTTQHMVNLFTGSGLNALLNSVWLAAIAATIAVAIGIWVAIVIMRKKGVTEKSMDFLSLAPNTVPGIVVVVGLILFWNAPWNPGMIYNTWMMLVATYVILYLPFTVQNIKAIYGQLGDSLFQAAKMSGAGPIYILRTVLIPLIIPGILAGWIMSFTISMRELVGSLILRPPNMHTSATFIYSQFEQGTAALGMAMALVSVGFTTVVLIVVEHYKHRMQAYRQ, from the coding sequence ATGGGAAAAGCCATACAAACGCTTAACAAGTGGGCCGCGCTGCTGGTCCTGATCATACTGGTGTTCATGCCGCTCAGCCTGGTCCTGCTCCGGAGTGTGACCCCTGACGGAGCGTTTGAAGGCTTTTCGGCTTTCTCCATTCTTCTTGAGGCACAGTACACGGAGATCCTCGTTAACTCCCTGATGCTGGGTTTCGGCGTCGTAATCGGGGCATCCATTCTGGCTGCCCCGCTCGCCTTTTTTATGGCCAGAACGGAGCTCAGAAAACACCGGTGGATTGATATTGTCCTTATTATACCTTTCATGACACCGCCTTATATTGGCGCGATGGGCTGGATTTTGTCCATGCAGCCAAACGGTTATGCCGAGCAGTTATTGCCGTTTTTAAGCGGTGTAACACCGTATTTTTTCACCTACTTCGGTATGGTTCTCGTCATGAGTCTTCATCTGTTTCCGTTCATCTACCTGATTATGCGGAATACCCTGCAGAATATTGGTGGACGACTGGAGGAGGCGGGGCTGATTCACGGCGGAAGCTTTCAGTACCGTCTCCGGAAAATAATCGTTCCGCTCTTTTTCTCCGGCTACAGCATGGGGGCGTTGCTCGTTTTCGTAAAAACAATCGGGGAATTCGGGACACCGGTGACGCTTGGGAACCGGATCGGGTTTTACGTTCTCACTTCCGAAATTCACCGCTACACAAGTGTATGGCCACTTGATTTCGGGACAGCGGCGATTCTTTCGACCATGCTTTTGAGTGTGAGTATTACAATCTGGTACATCCAGCAGTGGATGGTCGCCCGGCGCCACGATAAGGTTGTGAGCGGGAAAGGGCAGACTAGCGCCTTTACTCCCCTTGGAAAGTACCGGATTTTTGCATGGATTTACCTGTTCGTGGTCTTAGGCCTTGCGATCGGAGTGCCTTACTTCTCGGTTGTTTCTACAGCCTTTCTCCGCGTTCAGGGTGACGGTCTTGCCTTGTCAAATCTCACTACACAGCACATGGTGAACCTGTTTACGGGGAGCGGCCTGAACGCCCTGTTAAACAGCGTCTGGCTTGCGGCGATTGCAGCTACTATTGCAGTGGCGATCGGAATCTGGGTTGCCATAGTGATTATGCGTAAAAAAGGCGTTACGGAGAAGTCAATGGATTTTCTCAGTCTTGCCCCAAACACGGTTCCGGGAATTGTTGTGGTGGTTGGTCTGATTCTATTCTGGAATGCTCCCTGGAACCCGGGTATGATTTACAACACGTGGATGATGCTCGTCGCGACTTACGTGATTTTGTATCTGCCCTTTACAGTCCAGAATATCAAGGCGATCTACGGACAGCTCGGAGATTCCCTCTTTCAGGCAGCGAAGATGAGCGGGGCAGGACCGATTTACATTTTACGAACGGTTCTCATTCCGCTCATTATTCCGGGGATTCTCGCCGGATGGATTATGAGCTTTACGATCTCTATGCGTGAACTCGTCGGCTCTCTCATTCTGCGGCCGCCGAACATGCACACTTCTGCCACCTTCATTTACTCTCAGTTTGAACAGGGGACGGCTGCACTGGGAATGGCGATGGCTCTTGTAAGTGTCGGATTTACAACGGTGGTTCTCATCGTGGTGGAACATTACAAGCACCGGATGCAGGCATACCGCCAGTAG
- a CDS encoding ABC transporter substrate-binding protein: MKRHSMKALLIGLGMVAVTACAQTEMEQDNAADQDGGDTGDAEETADGDHEETGELTIYTAGPGGMAEELVEAFEEGTGISVDMYQGTTGDVLGRLEAEQGNPIADVVVLASMPPAMQFKEDGMILPYESEYADRLHDGWYDEEHYYYGFSAAALGISYNTNMVDEAPADWSDLAASEFDGQIAIPDPQQSGTARDFVAAYIQQEGDAGWELFEELSENGLSMEGANNPALQTVISGANSAVMAGVDYMVYNNIESGEPIDISFPESGTTITPRPAFILDSAQNVDSAQQYIDFILSDAGQEIVADNYLLPARTDIDAHEDRAGYDEIAELDFDWDYLEENGQDILEDFLRIVR, encoded by the coding sequence ATGAAACGGCATAGCATGAAAGCACTTCTTATTGGTCTGGGAATGGTTGCGGTAACCGCGTGTGCCCAGACAGAAATGGAACAGGATAACGCAGCGGATCAGGACGGCGGAGACACTGGGGACGCCGAAGAAACCGCAGACGGGGATCACGAGGAAACTGGTGAGCTGACCATTTACACAGCTGGTCCGGGCGGTATGGCCGAAGAGCTCGTGGAGGCATTTGAGGAAGGAACGGGCATCAGTGTGGATATGTACCAGGGCACGACCGGCGACGTTCTCGGACGTCTTGAAGCTGAGCAGGGTAATCCCATTGCAGATGTCGTCGTACTTGCCTCCATGCCTCCGGCGATGCAGTTTAAGGAAGATGGCATGATCCTTCCATACGAATCGGAGTACGCAGACCGGCTTCATGACGGATGGTATGATGAAGAGCACTATTACTACGGCTTCAGTGCCGCAGCACTGGGTATCAGCTACAACACGAACATGGTAGATGAAGCACCGGCAGACTGGAGTGATCTGGCAGCTTCGGAATTTGACGGCCAGATTGCTATTCCGGATCCGCAGCAGTCCGGTACAGCCCGGGACTTTGTTGCTGCTTACATCCAGCAGGAAGGGGATGCCGGCTGGGAGCTGTTTGAGGAACTGAGCGAAAACGGCCTGTCCATGGAAGGAGCCAACAATCCGGCCCTTCAGACCGTGATCAGCGGAGCGAACTCTGCTGTTATGGCTGGTGTGGATTACATGGTCTACAACAATATTGAAAGCGGCGAGCCAATCGACATCAGTTTCCCGGAGAGTGGCACAACGATCACGCCACGTCCGGCATTCATTCTTGACTCTGCTCAGAATGTAGACTCGGCCCAGCAGTATATTGACTTTATTTTGTCTGATGCCGGCCAGGAAATTGTGGCGGACAACTACCTGCTTCCTGCACGTACAGATATTGACGCCCATGAGGACCGGGCCGGATATGATGAGATTGCCGAACTTGACTTTGACTGGGACTATCTTGAAGAAAACGGCCAGGACATTCTGGAAGATTTCCTTCGCATCGTAAGATAA